CGGATGAATTTTATGACACGATTGGTTATCCCGGACAGGGGATCACCTTGGATGAGGGTGTAGAGATTGCGAAAAGGCTGGAGCAGTTCGGGATTGACGCACTCAACATCAGCAGCGGTGCTTATGATACCGATCAGACCTGTTGTGAACCAATTAGTTTTGAACCCGGCTGGCGCAAGTATTTGGCGAAAGCAGTCAAGGAAGCAGTTGATATTCCGGTCATCTCAGCCAATCTGATCCGCTCGCCGGAGCAGGCGGAAGCGCAGCTCGCGGAACATACCCAGGATTTTATTGCAATGGGACGCCCATTCCTCGCTGATCTGGAATGGGCAAACAAGGCCAAAGAGGGTCGGAGTGATGACATTCTCAAGTGCATATGCTGTCTGCACTGTATGGAGAGTTTGCATGAAAGTGTGCTGAATGGCAAGCCGATTGAATGTGCCGTCAATCCCCGCACCTGTCAGGAAAATAAATATGAACGCAATGCACCGAAAGATGGCCGTCAGCGGCAGATCGTCATTGTGGGCGCTGGTCCTGCAGGCTTAACAGCGGCAAGAGAACTGGCGGCGCGGGACTTCAAGGTAACCGTACTGGAAAAGAACGGAGAACCCGGCGGTCAGCTTCTCTTGGCGAAAGCACCGCCCCATAAGGAGAAGATCGGTTGGCTTATTGAGGAATTGACTCATTTGGCAACCCAGCAGGGTGTAACAATTGAGTACAATATCAAAGCCACCAAAGAAGTCATTGATACCTACCATCCCTATGCTGTGATCTTCGCAACCGGCGGAGAAGCGATGGCACCGAGAATACCGGATTCCGACTCGGACGCGGTGGTCACGGTGACGTCTGTTTTGACGGGAGAAAAAATCTACTCCAATCAGGAAATTGCCGTCATCGGCTCAGGCATGACTGGGCTGGAGACAGCGGAGCTGCTGCTGGAACAGGGGAATAAAATCACTGTGATCGAGATGGCGGACAAACTCGCCCCTGGCGCTTATCCAACTAACGCTTCGGATGTAATAAGACGGCTGGAAAAGGGCGGAGTCAGATTTCTCCCAGGCAGGAAGCTGGAGCGGATTGGAGACGGGATGCTGTATCTGAGCCGTAAAGACGGCGTGCTGGAGTCCGTCCGCACGGACGTCACGGTGCTGGCTATCGGCGTACGCAGCAGCAATGCGCTGGCAAAGGAATGCTCCGGCCATTATGATCGACTCTATACTATCGGCGACGCAGAAAAACCTGGACGTATTGGCGACGCTACTCGCAGAGCTTTCGAGCTGGCATGCTCTTTACATTAATAACATTTCACATTTTGCCGCCCTTACAATTGATTTCTTTTACCAATCACCTTATAAGAGAGGAGTCGCCATGAACAGAGAACAGCAGGAGAGGCTTTGGAAAATTGCAGAAAAATTCATTATATGCCGCAAATCCATGTCTGCACTGGGGGATGAAACGAGGCAACGGATTGTCCTTGCTCTTTTAGAGTGCGACTACAAAGGTGCCCGTTTGGGCGAACTTGCTCGTAAAATACAGCTATCTCGCCCTGTCGTATCCCATCACCTGCAGGTTTTAAAGGATGCGAAAATTGTAAATATGAGACAGGAAGGTACCAAAAATTATTTCTATATAGATTCGAATGAATCACAATGGAAAATACTGAATGAGGTAACCAGCCTTATATACGAAGAGGTCCAGAATATAAGCAAAACAATATGATAAAAGGAAGGAGACTCTCTTTTTTGAAACTTAGACAAAAACTAATCGTATCATTTTTAATTGTTGTTGCTATTTCATCTATCGCCATAGTGATTGGATTGATAAATCTTCTGATTGTTAACCGTTCATACAGCAATGCCCTGATAGACTATGGATTTTCGCAGGGCCAGGTGGGTAGTTTTTTTGCATCGGTAAATGAGGAACATTCTATATCCAGGGATGTCATCCTATTATCCGACCAAACAGACAAAGAAGATGCCGTACAAAAA
The nucleotide sequence above comes from Lacrimispora sp. BS-2. Encoded proteins:
- a CDS encoding NAD(P)/FAD-dependent oxidoreductase, whose protein sequence is MNYPNLFSPMNIGSVKIKNRIVMSSMCVGLAEHDGAVSKRLSDYYEERAAGGVGLIMTECTRINETDAVSHSSMLSMSHDRYIAPLHAAVERVHAHGAKLFVQLFHPGRQNVVVFPTLWQFNERMARVFPPYWNLYFKATSSFDESAMDDPKTVKRMKRYMKPLLAPSAVPCGLGVNAIRNQNTIAMTIPQIKTLISQFAAAAKRVKKAGADGVELHAAHGYLLQQFLSPYTNQRTDEYGGSLENRMRFLREIIDGIRKECGPDFPISVRLTADEFYDTIGYPGQGITLDEGVEIAKRLEQFGIDALNISSGAYDTDQTCCEPISFEPGWRKYLAKAVKEAVDIPVISANLIRSPEQAEAQLAEHTQDFIAMGRPFLADLEWANKAKEGRSDDILKCICCLHCMESLHESVLNGKPIECAVNPRTCQENKYERNAPKDGRQRQIVIVGAGPAGLTAARELAARDFKVTVLEKNGEPGGQLLLAKAPPHKEKIGWLIEELTHLATQQGVTIEYNIKATKEVIDTYHPYAVIFATGGEAMAPRIPDSDSDAVVTVTSVLTGEKIYSNQEIAVIGSGMTGLETAELLLEQGNKITVIEMADKLAPGAYPTNASDVIRRLEKGGVRFLPGRKLERIGDGMLYLSRKDGVLESVRTDVTVLAIGVRSSNALAKECSGHYDRLYTIGDAEKPGRIGDATRRAFELACSLH
- a CDS encoding winged helix-turn-helix domain-containing protein, producing the protein MNREQQERLWKIAEKFIICRKSMSALGDETRQRIVLALLECDYKGARLGELARKIQLSRPVVSHHLQVLKDAKIVNMRQEGTKNYFYIDSNESQWKILNEVTSLIYEEVQNISKTI